The following DNA comes from Mesorhizobium sp. B2-1-8.
TGATCGGACCGAGCTTCTCCGTTTCGACGCGCGCCTTGATGAACTCCGCGCGCGAGGGCTTTTCAAAGCCGGGCACGACGGCAGAGGTAACCAGTTCCATCTGGCCGGCGTGGCCGGCGTGAAGCGGCGAATAGACAGTCTTCATGAAGTTCCTCTCGAAGCGCGAAATCAACCAAGATTGAGATAGGGGCTCAGCAGCGCGAGCCACATGGTTTCGACATCGTCCTCGATGAGGTCGAATGTCCTGCGGTCCTTCTTCAGCCCCACGAGCCGGCAGGCATGCCCGACCTCCATCATCACCACGCCGAGCCGGCTGGCGATCTTGCCTTCGAGCGCCGGGTTTACATGCTGCAGCCAAGCCGCATAGAGGGCGATGATCTGGTCGTCATATTCGTTCTGGATCGGCCGCAGTTCGGCATTGCCTGAGATGGCCTCGATCACCGGCATCAGGGTGGCGTTTTCGAGATAGAGCTTCGACGTGTCGATGAAGAGCTTGCGCACTTCGCGCCGAAACTCTTCGCGGTTGGTGGGCGCGGCGACCTTGATGCGCCTAGCGATCACCTCGGGAAAGGACGACAGCCAGCGCCGTGCCAGATCCAGAAGAATGGCTTCCTTGTTGGGAAAGTACTGGTAGACCGAACCGACCGACAGGCCCGCGCGCTGCGCGATGGCGAGCGTCGTCGGCGTCTTGGTTCCTTGCTCCCGCGTCAGGATCAGCGCGGCGTCGAGAATCCTGTCGACCACCTTGCTGGATCGCTGTTGCCGAGGCTGCTTGCGCGGTTCGAGCGCTATCCTGGTTTTGCGGTCGAGACTGCGCTTCACTGCTTGATGCCCTCGTACCCCGCCTGGTCCCAACACGGGCGGAGCGTGCTGTCCACAATACATTCTAAATCCGGCATGTTGACAAACGCGAATAATCAGTCGCATTCTTTATCCACGCTGTCTCTTGGGATAACAAGGGGAATTTCGAAGACAGCGCGCCGGCATCATTCGTTATCCGACGGTCCCGCTCCGTGGTGTGGGGGGTCGTTGGACGCGAGCTTTGCCGCTCTCAGTCAGTCGTCAAAAGCGCGGAGTCGCGATGTCGGTCACGGGTGCGGGTGATAGTGCGGATCTGATTGTCATCAACGGTCGTGTGCTGACCATGGACGATGACAATCCCGCCGCCGAGGCCGTTGCCGTCAAGGACGGCGCCATCATCGCCATCGGCAGCAGCACCTCCATCGAAGAGTTCAAGGGATCGGGCACCAAGGTCATCGACGCGCTTGGCGGATCGGTCCTGCCCGGCTTCATCGAAGCCCACATGCATCTGTTTTCGGGCGCCGCCGAGCTTGCCCATCTGCAACTGGCCGGGGTGCACGGGTTCGAGGCGCTGCAGAAGGCGATCCGCGGCTATGCAGCGACGCACCCCGACGCGCGGATGCTGGTCGGGCAGAGCGTCGACTATACCGTGCTCGACGACGAGCGGGTGACGCGCCACCATCTCGACGCGGTCCTGCCGGACCGGCCTTTCGTCATGGCCGCCCCCGACCATCATACGATGTGGGCCAACACCAAGGCGCTAGAACTGGCCGGCATCCTCAACGGGCGCACGCTTGGGCCGGGCAACGAGATCGTCATGGGCGACGATGGCCTGGCAGCGGGCGAATTGCGCGAGGGCGAGGCGTTCGGCCCGGTTCTCGACCTTGCCGGCGAAGGCCGCGTGCGACTGGGCCTGGCGACCGGCGGCGAGCCCAACCCGATGCCGTCGGCCGCCGAACGCGCTGCCGACCGCGACATCATGCGGCGCGGGCTTGCCTGGTGCGCGCGCCACGGCATTACCTCTATCCAGAACATGGACGGCAATCTTTACCAGCTCGAACTCTTGGCCGAGATCGAGGCCGAGGAAGGGCTGCCCTGTCGGGTGCGGATCCCCTTCCACTACAAGAATTTCATGACGCTCGACATGCTCGACAAGGCGTCTGTCATGGCAGAGCGCTACGACAGCGAGTGGCTGTCGTCGGGCATGGTCAAGGTGTTTTATGACGGCGTGCTCGATTCCTGGACGGCTGTCATGATCGAGCCCTATGCCGATCGGCCCGACTGGGTCGGCGAGCCGCTGTTCACGCCGCAGCAGTTCATCGATCTGGCAGTCGCCGTCGACAGGCGCGGGCTGCAGATTGCGGTGCACTCGATCGGCGACGGCGCGGTGCGTGCCGTGCTCGACGGCTACGAGGCGGCGCAAAAGGCCAATGGCAAGCGTGACAGCCGGCATCGCGTCGAGCATATCGAGGTCACCACCACCGCTGATGTGCCTCGGTTTGCCGAACTCGGCGTCATCGCTTCCATGCAGCCCCCGCATCCGCCGGGCGCCATGGATTTTCCGCTGGAGCCGACCGTGTCGCGCATCGGCCCGGCCCGCTGGCCGCTGAGCTATGCCTGGCGGACCTTGAAGAACGCCGGCGCCCATGTCGTGTTCGCCTCGGACTGGCCGGTTTCGCCGATCGACCCGATCCTGGGCATCCAGGCGGCAGTACTGCGCAAACCCTGGGCAGAAAGCGATCCCGACCAGAGCTTCTCGCTGCATGAATCGATCGCCGCCTACACGGTCGAGGGCGCCTATGCCGAATTCGCCGAGCACCGCAAGGGCATGCTGAAATCAGGCTACATGGCGGATCTGGTGGTGCTGTCGGCCGATATCGGGAAGACGACGCCAGCCGATCTGCATAAGCTGCGGCCGGTGACGACGATCTGCGGCGGCAAGGTCACCTATCAGGCCTGATAATGGCATGAGGCTTGCTGGCTAAAAGACTGACTGAACTGTGATTCAATGCCGGGCTTGCCAACCTACCGGCCATGTGGTCACATCCAACAGGGGACAAACTCCGCCAGCAAGAGCGGGGTCAACAGTGAGGCGTAATCGTGCCGGACAAACCGGATCGGAATGCGATTGAAGTAGTAAACGTCAGCAAAATTTTCGGATCGGGTGAGGGGCAGGTCGCTGCCCTCGACAAGGTCTCGGTATCCATCCGCGAGAACGAGTTCTTCACGCTGCTGGGACCCTCCGGCTGCGGCAAGACCACCTTGCTGCGGCTGATCGCCGGCTTCGACTTTCCAACCGCCGGCGAGATCCTGCTCTACGGCCAGGACATCGCGCCATTGCCGCCCTTCAAGCGGCCGGTCAACACCGTCTTCCAGTCCTACGCGCTGTTCCCGCATATGACGGTCGCGGACAATATCGGCTTTGGCCTGGAAATGCTGGGCAAGCCGAAGGCCGAGATCAAGGCGCGTGTCGCCGAGATGCTGAAGCTGGTCAAGATGGAAGCGCTGGCCGGCCGTCGCACCGGTCAGATTTCGGGTGGCCAGCAGCAGCGTGTGGCGCTGGCCCGGGCACTCGCGCCGCAGCCGAAAGTGCTGTTGCTCGACGAACCGCTCTCGGCGCTCGACTACAAGCTCCGCAAGGAGATGCAGATCGAACTGAAGCGGCTGCAGAACGAGACCGGCATCACCTTCATCTTCGTCACCCATGACCAGGAAGAAGCGCTGACGATGTCGGACCGCATCGCGGTGATGTCGTCGGGCAAGATCCTGCAGGTCGGCTCGCCCTGGGACATCTACGACAAGCCGGCGGAGCGCTTCGTCGCCGACTTCATCGGCGAAACCAATTTCCTCACCGCCGCCATCTCAGGCGCCGGCAAGGGCAAGGCGCGCGCGACGCTCAAATCCGGTGCGATCATCGAGGCGACCGTCGCAGAAGGCTTCCAGCCGAAAGACAATGCCACCGTGGTGGTGAGGCCCGAGCATGCCAAGCTGACGAAGGACAAGGGCGACCTGTCGGGCACGGTCGAGAACATCGTCTATTTCGGCACCGACACGCATATACATGTCCATCTCGACAGCGGCGAGGCCTTCACCGTGCGCCAGCAGAACACGCGCAGCGCCGGCTGCGGTTTCGATCGCGGCGACAAGGTCGGCATCATGATCGGCAACGACGCCGCGCAAGTGCTGAGGGACTGATGGCGACCGCGGAAGAAGTCGCCAAGGCAGCGGAACGGCGCGATGTCCGCGACCGCTGGCTTTTGTCAGCGCCGGCGCTGCTGGTCATTCTGTTTGCCGCGACCGGCCCGCTGCTGATCGTGCTGGTCTATTCGTTCCTGACCCCCGGCGCCTATGGCGACGTGAAATGGCAGTTCTCATCCGACGCCTGGACATCGGTCTTCCTGGAGCGCGATATTTTCGACGACACGCTGTCGCTCGCGGCGGCGCACGTCACCATCGTCTGGCGCTCGATCAAGCTTGCGGTTGTGACGACGCTCGCCACCTTGGCGCTCGGTTTCCCGACGGCCTATTTCATGGCGACGCGCAGCGAAAAGACCAGGGATCTCTGGCTGTTCCTGATCACCATCCCGTTCTGGACGAACCTGTTGATCCGCACCTTCGCCGTGCTGCAGATCATCCGCAACGAAGGCATCGTCAACACGATCCTGCTCAAGCTCGGCATCGTCTCGGCACCGGTCCAGATCCTTTACACCGACACGGCGATCCTGATCGGCATGGCCTATGTCTACCTGCCGCTGATGGTGCTGCCGATCTATGCCAGCATGGAGAAGCTCGATTTTCGCCTCGTCGAGGCGGGCTATGATCTCTATGCGACACGCTTCAAGGTGCTGCGCAAGATCATCTTTCCGCTGGTCAAACCCGGCGTCATTGCCGGCTCGATCCTGGTTTTCATTCCGGCACTGGGCGCCTATGTGACGCCGAGCGTGCTTGGCGGCGGCAAGAACATGATGCTGTCCAACCTGATCGAGTTGCAGTTCGGACAGGGCCGCAACTGGCCGCTGGGCTCGGCGCTGTCGATCACGGTGATGATCATCGTCATGGTGGCGCTGCTTGCCTATGTGCGCAATGCCGGCAAGTCGGGGGTGCGGCATGGCTAGCAACTTCTCCATCAAGCACCAGCCGGGCTTCACCGCGATCGCGGCAACCTGTTTCATCGTGCTCTATCTGCCGATCTTCGTGCTGGTGATCTACGCCTTCAATGCGGCAAGCTCGACCTCGGAATGGGGCGGCTTTTCGCTGAAATGGTTCCAGTCGGCATACCAGAACACGCAGGTCATCGATGCGACGCTGCGCTCGTTCCAGATCGGCTCCATCGCGGCGGTGCTGTCGACCATCTTTGCTACCATGGCCGCGCTCGCCACCACCCGCACGGCGTCCTATCCCGGCCTGACCTTCAAATACGCGGCGATCAACCAGCCGCTGATGGTGCCCGAGATCGTCACCGGCGTGGCGCTGCTGATCTTCTTCTCGCGCATCAAGATCTTCACCGGTTATTCCGGCATCGGCTACCTGGTCGCCGCGCATACGGCGTTCTGCATTCCCTTTGCCTATCTGCCGATCCGGGCGCGGCTGGAGAATATGGACCTGACGCTGGAACGCGCCGCGGCCGACCTCTACGCGACGCCGTGGAAGACCTTCCGCCGGATCACGCTGCCGCTTTTGTGGCCCGGTATCCTGGCCGGTCTGATGCTGGCCTTCGTCATCTCGCTCGATGACGTCGTCATCACCGAATTCGTCAAATCGGGCGGCCAAGACAC
Coding sequences within:
- a CDS encoding TetR/AcrR family transcriptional regulator: MKRSLDRKTRIALEPRKQPRQQRSSKVVDRILDAALILTREQGTKTPTTLAIAQRAGLSVGSVYQYFPNKEAILLDLARRWLSSFPEVIARRIKVAAPTNREEFRREVRKLFIDTSKLYLENATLMPVIEAISGNAELRPIQNEYDDQIIALYAAWLQHVNPALEGKIASRLGVVMMEVGHACRLVGLKKDRRTFDLIEDDVETMWLALLSPYLNLG
- a CDS encoding ABC transporter permease, which gives rise to MATAEEVAKAAERRDVRDRWLLSAPALLVILFAATGPLLIVLVYSFLTPGAYGDVKWQFSSDAWTSVFLERDIFDDTLSLAAAHVTIVWRSIKLAVVTTLATLALGFPTAYFMATRSEKTRDLWLFLITIPFWTNLLIRTFAVLQIIRNEGIVNTILLKLGIVSAPVQILYTDTAILIGMAYVYLPLMVLPIYASMEKLDFRLVEAGYDLYATRFKVLRKIIFPLVKPGVIAGSILVFIPALGAYVTPSVLGGGKNMMLSNLIELQFGQGRNWPLGSALSITVMIIVMVALLAYVRNAGKSGVRHG
- a CDS encoding ABC transporter ATP-binding protein, which encodes MPDKPDRNAIEVVNVSKIFGSGEGQVAALDKVSVSIRENEFFTLLGPSGCGKTTLLRLIAGFDFPTAGEILLYGQDIAPLPPFKRPVNTVFQSYALFPHMTVADNIGFGLEMLGKPKAEIKARVAEMLKLVKMEALAGRRTGQISGGQQQRVALARALAPQPKVLLLDEPLSALDYKLRKEMQIELKRLQNETGITFIFVTHDQEEALTMSDRIAVMSSGKILQVGSPWDIYDKPAERFVADFIGETNFLTAAISGAGKGKARATLKSGAIIEATVAEGFQPKDNATVVVRPEHAKLTKDKGDLSGTVENIVYFGTDTHIHVHLDSGEAFTVRQQNTRSAGCGFDRGDKVGIMIGNDAAQVLRD
- a CDS encoding amidohydrolase; this encodes MSVTGAGDSADLIVINGRVLTMDDDNPAAEAVAVKDGAIIAIGSSTSIEEFKGSGTKVIDALGGSVLPGFIEAHMHLFSGAAELAHLQLAGVHGFEALQKAIRGYAATHPDARMLVGQSVDYTVLDDERVTRHHLDAVLPDRPFVMAAPDHHTMWANTKALELAGILNGRTLGPGNEIVMGDDGLAAGELREGEAFGPVLDLAGEGRVRLGLATGGEPNPMPSAAERAADRDIMRRGLAWCARHGITSIQNMDGNLYQLELLAEIEAEEGLPCRVRIPFHYKNFMTLDMLDKASVMAERYDSEWLSSGMVKVFYDGVLDSWTAVMIEPYADRPDWVGEPLFTPQQFIDLAVAVDRRGLQIAVHSIGDGAVRAVLDGYEAAQKANGKRDSRHRVEHIEVTTTADVPRFAELGVIASMQPPHPPGAMDFPLEPTVSRIGPARWPLSYAWRTLKNAGAHVVFASDWPVSPIDPILGIQAAVLRKPWAESDPDQSFSLHESIAAYTVEGAYAEFAEHRKGMLKSGYMADLVVLSADIGKTTPADLHKLRPVTTICGGKVTYQA
- a CDS encoding ABC transporter permease, whose protein sequence is MASNFSIKHQPGFTAIAATCFIVLYLPIFVLVIYAFNAASSTSEWGGFSLKWFQSAYQNTQVIDATLRSFQIGSIAAVLSTIFATMAALATTRTASYPGLTFKYAAINQPLMVPEIVTGVALLIFFSRIKIFTGYSGIGYLVAAHTAFCIPFAYLPIRARLENMDLTLERAAADLYATPWKTFRRITLPLLWPGILAGLMLAFVISLDDVVITEFVKSGGQDTLPTYMLGQIRRGITPEINAISTAFLLLSVAIVTLFFFVSRKRD